In Bradyrhizobium sp. WBOS07, the genomic window GCAGCGCGGCTTCGACCATTTCTACGGCACCATCATCGGCGCCGGCAGCTTCTACCATCCCAACACGCTCACCCGCGGCAACGACAATATCGAGCAAGAGGCGGTGAAGGATCCGTCTTTCTTCTACACCGACGCGATCAGCGATCAGGCCGCCGCCTTCATCCGCCAGCACAAGGCGCAGAAGCCCGACGCGCCGTTCTTCCAGTACGTCGCCTATACGGCGCCGCACTGGCCGCTCCATGCCCATGACGAGGATATCGCCAAGTACAAGGGCCGCTTCGATGCGGGCTGGGACAGGCTGCGCGAGGAGCGCGTCAAGCGCCTCGTCGACGACGGCATCATCCATCCGAACTGGCGCCTGACCGACCGCGATCCGACCCAGCCGCCGTGGACCGACGCCGAGCAGCGCGAATGGACGCTGCGCCGCATGGAGGTTTACGCAGCCCAGATCGACCGCATGGACCAGGGCATCGGCCGGATCCTGAAGGCGCTGGAAGAGACCGGCCAGATGGACAACACGCTGATCATCTTCCTCTCCGACAACGGCGCCTGCGCCGAGGACATTCCGGAAGGCGTCACGGCAAAGGAGCTGGTCGACCAGCTGATGATCGCCCAGGCCACAACACGCGACGGCAGGCCGGTGCGTTTCGGCAATGACCCGACCCTGATGCCCGGCGCCGAGGACACCTACCAAAGCTACGGCACCGCCTGGGCCAACCTGTCCAACACGCCGTTCCGTCTCTACAAGCACTGGATCCACGAAGGCGGTATCGCGACCCCGTTCATCGTGCATTGGCCGCGCGGCATCTCCGAGAAGGGCGGCCTGCGGCACAATCCGAGCCAGCTCACCGACGTGATGGCGACCATCCTCGACGTCACCGGCGCCACCTACCCCAAGGAGTACAACGGCAACGCCATCCTGCCCTGCGAAGGCGAGAGCCTCGTGCCGTCATTCGCCTCGGCCTATGGCAACCGCGGCCCGCTGTTCTGGGAACACGAGGGCAATGCGGCCGTCCGCGTCGGCAAGTGGAAGCTGGTGCGGAAGTATCCCGGCCCCTGGGAGCTCTACGACATGGAGACCGACCGTACCGAGATGAACGATCTCGCCGCGCAGCATCCGGACCGCGTCAAGGAGATGGCGGCACAGTATCAGCAATGGGCCAATCGCTGCGGCGTGATCCCTCGCGAGAAGATCCTCGAGCTGATGAAGGCGGAAGGCGGCACGGCCTTTTGGGAGGAAGAGAAGCAGAACTAGGACATGACTGGGGATCGTTCACATTGTTGTATCCAGCGTGCCGCCGGCAGCGGACTGCCGACGGGCGAAGCTACGCAAGCAGCCATCCCTCCCGCTCCAACCCCGATCCAACGCCGCTGGAGCTCGCTGATCGGCGGAACCTTCCACATGGGATCTGCCCGCATCGGCTTTGTCGAAGACGGCGAAGGCCCGGTGAGACCCGTCACGCTGTCGCCGTTTGCCATTGCCTGCCATGCCGTGAGCAATCTGCAATTCGGCGACTTCGTGCGTGCCACGGGCTACACGACGGACGCCGAACGCTTCGGCTGGAGCTTCGTCTTCGAGGGGCTGCTGCCGCAAGATACACGTGCGACCCACACGACGCGGGTTCAGGAAACGCCATGGTGGGTCCCGGTGACGCACGCTTATTGGGTGCAGCCGGAAGGACCGGGCAGCAGCATCCTCGACAGGCTCGATCACCCCGTCGTCCACGTCTCCTGGAACGACGCACAGGCCTACTGCCAATGGTCCGGCACGCGCCTTCCGACCGAGGCGGAATGGGAGATGGCCGCGCGCGGCGGGCTGGACCAGGCCACCTACCCCTGGGGCAACGAGCTTCAGCCCGGCGGTGAGCATCGCTGCAATATCTGGCAGGGCAGCTTTCCCGACCGCAACACTGTCGATGATGGCTATTTCGGTACCGCGCCCGTTCACAGTTTCGCGCCCAACGGACATGGCCTGCACAATGTCGCCGGAAATGTCTGGGAATGGTGCGAGGACTATTTCTCGCCGAGCTATCACCGCCTCACGCCATCACGAGACCCCTTGAACCGCGAGCGAGCTCCAAATCGATCGATGCGCGGCGGATCCTTCCTCTGCCACGAATCCTACTGCAATCGCTATCGCGTCGCGGCGCGAAGCTCCAATACGCCCGACTCCTCGTCCAGCAATATTGGCTTCCGCGTCGTGCGCACCGAGCCGCTGCAGGATTCGGCCTAGGATGGCGCAGGCGTCACATCCTGCGAAGCCGGCCACGGCTCCCGGCATCCGCCTGCTGCCGTTGTTCCTGCGCAATTTCGTGCGCAACCGCGAGACCGGCCTTGTGCTGGTCGCCATCGTCGTCGGACTGCTCAGTGGCTTACTGGTGGCCGCGATCTCGAGCCTCAGCCAGGTCTCTCACGCCCTGCTGTTCGACATTCCCTTCGACGCCCACCTCAGCGCCACCGGCGTGATCTCCTGGCAGCGCACGCTGCTCGTCCCGATGCTCGGCGGCCTGGTGCTCGCGCTCATCGGACTGTACTTCGCCCGGCGCGTGAAAGGACAGCAGTTCGCCGACGCGATCGAGGCCAATGCGCTCTATGGCGGCCGGGTATCCTTTCGCGGCAGCCTGCTGATCTCGATCCAGACACTGCTGTCCAACGGATTCGGCGGATCGGTCGGGCTGGAGGCCGGCTATACGCAGATCTGCTCGATGTTCGGCTCTCATGTCGGTCAACGCCTGGCCGCCCGCCGCAACGACATGCGGCTGCTGGTGGCCTGCGGCGCCGCGGGGGCGATCAGTGCCGCGTTCTCTGCACCGCTCGCCGGCGCCTTCTACGCCTTCGAGGTCGTGCTCGGCGCCTATACGTCCGCCGGTCTCGTGCCGGTCATCGCCAGTGCCGTCACCGCGTGGCTCGTCGCGCGGCAATTGACGCACCAGTCCTTCTTGATGGTGCCCGGCTTCCCCTCACCAGTTTCCGTGGAGATGATCGGCCAGACGGTGCTGATCGGCATCATCTGCGCCTTCGTCAGCATCCTCGTGATGCTCGCCGTCGCATTCTCAGAGCGCTGCTTTCAGCGCATCACGGTGTTCAAGGGCCTGCTGCGGCCGATTCTCGGCGGTCTCCTCCTCGGGAGCCTCGCCCTGCTGACGCCGACCGTGCTCGGCGCCGGCCACGGTGCCATGCAGATCCTGCTGGTCAGCAATCCGACCTGGCTCCTGCTCACGACCACAATCGTGTTCAAGATCCTGGCCTCCGCCATCTCGCTTGGTTCGGGCTTTCGCGGCGGCCTGTTCTTCGCCTCGCTCCTGCTCGGCGCGCTGATCGGACAGCTCTACAGCGTCGTGCTGACCGGCCCTCTTCCCACGATCGCGCTTCAGCCCGGCACCGCCGCGATTGCGGCACTCGCCGCGCTCGGAACCGGCGTGCTCGGAGCGCCCTTCAGTATGGTCTGTCTCGCGCTCGAAATCACCGGCGATTTTTCCGTCACCGTTGGAGCGGTGGTCGCATCATCGGTCTGCGCGCTGATCGTTCGCGAGCTGTTCGGCTACAGCTTCGCGACATGGCGCTTTCATCTGCGCGGCGAGGCCATCCGCGGCCCGCAGGACGTCGGCTGGGTCCGGCAGATGAGCGCAGCCTCCCTGATGCGCACCGATTTCGAGAATGCGCCAACGACGATGCCGATCGGCGAAGCGCAAAAGCTGTTCTCGCCGGCGCAGGTCCGCCAGATCGTGCTGCGCGATCCCAACGGCATCTATGCGGGAATCGTGCCCGCCGCGACGCTACATTCCGTCGCCAATCAGGACGAGGAGCTGCTCGGGTCGCTGGCGCAACAACTAGACGAATACTTGCTTCCGACCACGCCGGTTCGCGAGATCCTGAAGGCCTTCGAACGCAGCGAGGCTGACGTGCTCGCGGTTGTCGACCGCTCCGACCATCGCGCCACGATTGGCACCTTGAGCGAAGCTCACGTTCTGCGCACCTACGGGGAAGAGCTCGAACGCCGGAACCAGGAGCTGTTCTCACGGTAAGGGGTGCTAGGGCCGCAGACCCATGGCTTCGAAAATCATGATCGGGCTAGGAAGCATCGCCCGTTGGTGAGGACGATCACATCGCGATCGGGGACGCGGCATCTGAACGACACGACGTCGCCGTCGGTCCACATATCGGTCACGATGCGATCGCCCGGATAGACCGGCGCGGAGAAGCGCGCATCGAACGACCGCACCCTTCCCGCGTCACAGTCGCAGACGGTCCGCAGCACGGCACGGCAGGCAATCCCGTAAGTCGCGAGCCCGTGGAGAATCGGTCGCGCAAACGCCGCGCGGCCGGCCACCCTCGGATCGGCGTGGAGCGGATTGCGATCTCCGTTCAAACGATAGAGCAGCGCCGCCTCTGGGCGCGTTTCGAACATGTCGGTCTGGTCCGGCGCCCTCTCGGGAAGCTGATGCGGCTCGGGGCCCGAACCCTGCGGTCCTCCGAATCCCCCGTCACCGCGCGCCATGATCGTCATGACGTAGGTAAACAGCGGCGCATTATCTGCTGCCGATCGCGCGGTCGTTTCGAGCAAAAATACGGCGCCCTTGTCGGCGCCTTTGTCATAGACAGCCGCGACGCGTGAATTCGCCAGCAGCTCGCCTGCGGCCGGTAGGCGACGATGCAGGGTGAGTCGTTGCTCGCCATGGAGAACCTTGGTGAAGTCGACGCCGGTCTTGCGAATTATCCCGGTCGATGCCAGCACCACTGCCATCGTGGGAACGGCCTGCAGCGCGGCGCCTTCGTAGACGAACGGCAGTTCGCGCAGGTCGAGCGGATCGCGTCCCATGCCGATGCTGATCGCGTACAACATCGTCTCGCGCTCCCCATACGCGAACCGCATGTCGGTGATTTCCAGTGCCTGGAGCGCCTCGAGGTTGATCGCCACCGGGATATCCTAGATGCTGATATTGAATTCGTGGATCACTGAGGCCCATCGCTTGACCTCATCGTCGACAAAGCCCGCAAAATCGGCGATGTCGCTCATATCTTCGAACCCGAGATCAAGCAGCTTGGAATTCACATCGGGAAGCGCGACGATTTCCCGCAATTCCTTGTTGAGCCGATCGGCAACGGGCTTGGGCACGGCCGCCGGCGCGAAGAAGCCGCTGAACCCGGTCAGGCCGAGCACGGGAAATCCTGCTTCGTCAAAGGTGGGTATATCGGCATAGCGCTTCATACGCGCCGGATTGGCGATCGCCAGCGTCAGCGCGTTCTCCCTTTGAGCCACTGCGCCACCGACCGATACGAAGGCACTGTCCACTTCACCAGCAAGGATCGCGGTCAGCGCCGGCGCCTCGCCGCGATACGGCACTTGAAGCAGTTTGATGCCGGTGTTCTTCATCAGCACTTCGCCGATGATATGCGCGCTCGAGCCAAGGCCGTAGGTTCCGTAACTCAGGGGTTTGGGGCTACTGCGAGCCTTCTCGACGAAGTCCCGCAACGTGGTTACGCCGAGGGTCTTTGGAACGATGAACGCGATCGGCAAGCGGCCGAGAGGCGCCAACGGCAACAAGTCCGACATCTTGTAGCTTGGCGACTTGTGCAGAGAGACGTTCTGGACGATCGAGCTCATCGTGGAGAGGATGGTGTAGCCGTCGGGGTCCGCCCCCGCGACCGCGCTCGCAGCGATCATGCCGTTGGCGCCGGGCTTGTTTTCCACGATCACGGACTGGCCCAGGCGCTGCGCCAGCCGGTCGGCCACGACGCGCGTCAAACCGTCCATCACGCCGCCTGGCGGCAGCGGCACGACGATCTTCAACAGCCGGCTGGGCCATGGCGATTGCGCCAGCGCGGGCGTCGCTGCAAGTGCTGCAATGCCGACGGCGCTTCTCATGAGTGAACGTCGCGTAAGCATGGTCCCTCTCAAATACGTGTTGAACGTCCGGCCCAGAACGGCTCGCGCAGCTTTCGCTTGAAGATCTTGCCGCTCTCTTCGCGCGGCAACGTGTCGTGGAAGACCACCTCGCGCGGCACCTTGAATGCCGCCAGGCGCTCGCGGACGAAATTTCTGACATCGTCTTCAGTCAGCGCCGCGCCCGCGTCGCGTTGAACGGCCGCATAGATGCGCTCGCCGAACTCGTCATCGGGAATGCCGAAAACGGCACAGTCCTGAACCCCCGGACAGCTTTGAAGCGCCGCTTCGATCTCGGCCGGATAGATGTTCACCCCGCCCGAGATGATCATGTCCCGCTTGCGGTCGTTGAGAAACAGATAACCGTCGGCATCGAGGTAGCCGACGTCGCCGCAGGTGATCAGGCCGTCGATCTCTACGGAGCGGCGGTCATCATTGCGGCCGTGATAGTTGAAATCCGGATAGGCCGGCGAGCGTGCGTAAATCTCGCCGCTGACGCCCGGCGGCAGTTCGCGGCGCTGCTCGTCGAATATCTTGATCGTGCCGCCGGGAGCGACACGCCCCACGGTTCCGGGTCTGGAGAGCCAGTCGTGTGAGGTGCAAATCGTGGCGACGCCGGTCTCGGAGCCGCCGTAGGTTTCGACGAGGACCGGTCCCCACCAGGCGATCATCGCCCGCTTGACATCCGGCGGGCACGGCGCGCCCGTGTGCAGCACCAGTTCGAGCGAGGACACGTCGTACTTGCGCCGCACCTCTTCCGGAAGCTTGAGCAGCCGCACAAAGAACGTCGGCACCATCACCAGCGTCGTCAAACGGTGGCGGTCGATCTGCCGGAGCAGCTCTTCGGGATCGAAGCGCGACGACAGCACAAGCGTGTCGGCCAGCGCCAGGCCTTGCCGCGCGAAGGCGTTGGGCGAGGCGTGATAGAGCGGTCCGCCGACATATGAGCGCATGCCTTCGCGGCAGCCATAGACGACACGGAACAGATCGCGCATCGCCGCGGCCTGTTGAGGCGTTGCCGGTTCGCGACGGACGCCCTTGGGCCGGCCTGTTGTTCCAGAGGTGTAGATCCAGGACGCGCGTGGCGGCAGCGGCGGCCTGTCCCATTCCGGCTGTTCATCCAGCCAGCGGTCCCAATCCTGATCGCCGTCCCGCACAGCGACGGGATTGCCAGCGTCTGCGCTCGAAACGACAAGGACCTCGCATGTTGCCGGAATGATCCGGCGCACCGGGTCAAGCAAGTCGGCGTGAACGACCAGCACCTTCGGATTCGCATCTCCCAACATATAGGCGATTTCGTCGGGGCTTGCGTGCCAGTTCAATGGCACCGCATAGGCGCCAATGGCATTCGCGGCATGGGTCGCTTCGAGGAAGGCGAAATCGTTCCGCAGCAGCAGCGCTACGGCGTCGTTTTCGCAAACGCCGAGCCTCGCAAGCCCGGTGGCGGCCCGGCGACCGCGCGCCAGCAGCTCGGACTTCGAGCGGGTGCGTTCACCGACGATGATGGTCGCGGTTTCGTCGCTCACATTTCCTCCGTCCGCGGGTCTTCGCCCAACTTGACTTTGGCATCAATATAATGGACTGACCATTAGATCAATAGACCAAGGAGATATCTTTGAGCATTCGGGGCAAGGCCTGCATCGCCGGCATCTACGAGCACCCGACGCGGAAGGCCGACGGGCTGTCGCTCGCCCAGATCCACGCCGAAGTCGCGCGCGGCGCGCTTGCCGACGCAGGCCTCAGCAAAGACGACGTGGACGGCTATTTCTGCGCAGGCGACGCGCCGGGGCTCGGCCCGATGAACATGGTCGAGTACCTCAACCTCAAGCCGCGTCATGTCGATTCGACGGATACCGGCGGCTCTTCCTATGTTCTGGCGGTCGGCCATGCCGCGGCCGCGATCGCGCTCGGAAAATGCAGCGTCGCGCTGATCACCTTGGCAGGCCGGCCCCGCGCCGCCGGCCAAAGCCAGGTCCGTCCGGCGCCGGGCGCAACGGCGGACGCGCCGTTCGAGGCGCCCTTCAATCCCGTGATCGCGACGATGTACGGCGCGGCTGCCAATCGTCACATGCACGAGTTCGGGACCACATCGGAACAACTAGCCTGGATCAAGGTCGCGGCATCCCATCACGCTCAGCACAATCCACACGCCATGCTGCGGAACGTCGTGACGGTCGAAGACGTGCTGAATTCTCCGATGGTGGCAGATCCCCTGCATCGCCTCGACTGCTGCGTGATCAGCGACGGCGGCGGCGCAATCGTTCTCGTCGCCCCGGAGGTCGCGCGAAGCCTCAAAAGACCGGTCGTCAGCATTCGCGGGGCCGGCGAGGCGATCAAGCATTCCGCCGGTGGCAGGATCGATCTTACCTACAGCGGCGCCGTCTGGTCGGGACCGCGCGCCTTTGAAGAGGCCGGCGTCCGTCCATCGGATATCCAATACGCCTCGATCTACGACAGCTTCACCATCACGGTGCTGATGACGCTGGAGGATCTCGGCTTCTGTGCCAAGGGCCAGGGCGGCCGCTTCGTGGCCGACGGAAATCTGATCTCGGGACATGGCAAGCTGCCCTTCAACACCGACGGCGGCGGCCTTTGCAACAACCATCCCGGAAATCGGGGCGGCATGACAAAAGTGCTCGAGGCCGTCCGCCAGTTGCGCGGCGAGGCCCACCCGGCCGTGCAGGTGCCCAACTGCGCGCTGGCCCTGGCGCATGGCACCGGCGGCTCGCTCGGAACGCGTCATGGCAGTGCCACCGTCATTCTGGAAAGGCAGTAATCCCCGTGTCGCAAACCCCTGCACCATCCGCAAATCCCGAAATCCAGCCCTATTTCGAGGCCCTTCGCGACGGGAAGCTGCTGATCAAAGCATGCACGCAGTGCCGGCAGCCGCATTTCTATCCGCGCGCTGGCTGCCCGTTCTGCTTTTCGGACACGACCGAATGGCTGGAAAGCCGCGGCACCGGAACGATCTACGCCTACAGCGTGCTGCAGGCGGCCAAGGACCTGCCGGTCCTTGCCTATGTCACGCTCGACGAGGGCCCGACGCTGATGACATCAATAGTCGACAGTCCGCCGAGCGCCTTGTCGAATGGGGCAGCCGTCCGCCTGGTCGTTCGCCCGGGCGCCGACGGCGCACTCGCGCCGATGTTCACCCTGATCTGAAGCTTGAGGACGCAAAGCCATGCGCAACATCGTCTCCCTGGAAGGCAAGACTGTCGTCGTCACCGGTGCGGGCCAGGGCATCGGCCGAGCCACGATCAACCTGGCGCGAGAGCTCGGCGCCAACGCAATTGCCATCGACCTCAATCGCGACACGCTGTCGACCTACGACACGTCCGACCGCCAATTGATGACGATCACCGGCAGCGTGACGGACGAGGCGTTCGCAACGGATGCGGTCGAGAAGATCGTCGAGCGGTTCGGTGCGATCCACGGTCTCGTCAACAATGCCGGCATCACCCGGCCGGCGATGTCGGAGAAGATGACGCTTGCGCAATGGAACGCGGTCATCGAGGTGCATCTGACAGGAGCGTTTCTGTGGACCCAGGCAGTGGGCCGCACCATGCTGCAACGCGCAAAGGGCGGCGAGACCAACGTCGGCTCCATCGTCAACATCTCGTCCGACGCAGGGCGTGCCGGCGCGATGGGCCAGATCAACTATGCCGCCGCCAAGAGCGGCATGCTGGGGATGACGATGACCTCGGCCAAGGAATGGTCGAAGTTCGGAATCCGGACCAATTCAGTCTGCTTCGGCGTGGTCGAGACACCCATGACCGAAACCATCCGTGGCGACAAGTTCCGCGAGGGGATACTGGCCCGCATTCCGATGGGGCGCTGGGCCCAGCCCGAGGAAGTGGTGCAGCCGGTGTGTTTCCTGCTTTCGGACGCCGCCTCCTACATCACCGGCCAGCACATCGCGGTCAACGGCGGTTTCCACATATCAATCTGATCGGCCAGCGGAAGCTCTTGCAAAGAGGCCGGTGCGGGCTGATGAAGACCTGATAACCCCAGGGACGACTCATGCCGCAACAACGATCCAGGCCAGAGCCGCGTACCGGTCGAAAGACAGCGGCCGGCACGCCGGCGCCATCGGCTGGTGATCTCAGGGATAGCCGATCTGCCGGAAAGTCCTTCCGTCCCATCAAGACCCGCCGGATCTTCGAGGAGATCTGCGATGCGATCCGCGCCAAGCTCGTCAGTGGCGAACTGAAAGCCGGCGACCGGCTGCCGTCCGAGCGCGAACTGTCCGAGATGCTCGATGTCAGCCGCACCGCGTTGCGCGAAGCCATCCGCAGCCTCGAGATCGCCGGCATCGTCGAGATGCGAAAGGGAAGCCGGGGGGGCGCCTTCATCACCCGGAGCGGCGCCGGACAGGTGACCCGTACCTTCCGTGACATGCTCGACTTCGGTCATGTGTCGCTGGCGACGCTGCTCGAGGCGAGGCTCATGGTGATGGACGCCGTGGTGCGCGCCGCCTGCGAGCGCGCGAAACCCGCGGACATCGAGCGGCTGAGCAGGAACGTGGCCGAGACCGTCGAGTTGACGAGGCAGGGCCGTTACGAGGAGCGGACCTTGAAGGCCGTCGAGTTCAGCACCTTGCTGGCAAACTCGACCGGCAACCAGGTGATGTCGGCGATTCTGGAAGCCATGGCATCCGTGATCCGCCGCTTTGTCCTGATCGCCGGACCACCCGCCCATGACCCGGTGATCGCCTCCCGCCTGCGACTGATCGAGCAGATCAAGGCCAAGGATACCAAGGGCGCTTGTGAGACGATGCGCAGCTATCTCATCAAACTGAACGAGCACCTGCTGAACACCGAGAAGGTCCGTCTGCGCGGCGACGCCCGCCGCCGCTCGCGCGCGCCGGTCTGACTTCGGTTGGCCCCACATCGCCGCCTTCATCCGGCGGCCTGCCAATGCAGCAATGAATATCGCGGCACGGCGTCATGGTGATGCTCGAATACGCCCTCGACATCAGTCCCGATGGTGATGGTTTGCAGGGGATCGCCGAGCAGGTTCCCCACCATGCGCACATGTCCGGCATGCGGCAGCTCCACCAGGACGGCGAGGTAAGGTCCACGCCCGCGCAATGCGTCGTGGGAAGGGCTCCAGATCCGCTCCCAGCTGAAGATGCGGCCGCGCGGCTCGACCTCGGTCCATTCGACGTCGAACGAATGGCAGTGGTGGCAAAGCCACTCCGGCCCGAACTGCCACGTCGTGCAGTGCGGGCAGCGCTGCACCAACAGGCGGTTCTGTTGCAACCCCGCCCAATACGGCGCCGATAATCCATCGTTTTCGGGGACCGGACTCGGCAGCCCCTCGGGAAGATAGGCCGCGCGCGGAGTGTCGCTCACAGCGTTGCTCCGGAGCCGAGGAGAAGGTTGCTGGCCGGCGTCACCATCGGCCCGCCGATCACCATCGCCACGTCGTTGCGCTTGACCTGGTTGACCGACTGGCCGCGGATCTGGCGCACCGCCTCGATCACCAGCTCGAAGCCGTGCATGTAGCATTCGGCGAGATTCCCGCCGCTGGTATTCAGTGGAAGCCGCCCGGAGGGCGCTATCAGATTGTCGAGCACAAGAAAATCGTTCGCCTCCTCGGGCTTGAAGAAGCCATGCTCGGCCAACGCCATCACCACGCCACCGGTAAAATTCTCATAGCTTTGAACGACGTCGACGTCGGCGGGGCTGATCCCGGCCATGCGGTAAAGAGCGGGCGCGAGCGTTTCGAAACTGGCGCTGGCATATTGCGGCGAATTATGCGGCATCGCTCCGCTGCGATATCCGGCGCCAGTGGCAGCCCCGAGAACGTAGGCGGGCTTGTTCCGGAAATCGCCGGCGCGCTCTTCAGGCACCAGGATGATCGCCGCGGCGCCATCATTCTCCATGCAGCAATCGAAAAGATGAAACGGCTCGGCAATCCAGCGCGAGGCGTTGTACTTTTCGGGATCGAGCGGTTTGCCGAACATCACCGCGCGGGGGTTCGACTGCGCATGATGGTACGAGGCCAGGGCAATCGCCTGCATGGCTTCCTGCCGCACGCCATGCTCATGCATGTAGCGCCGCACGCGCATGGCAAAACGCTGCGGCGGCGCCAGCACGCCGTACGGCATCAGATAGGCCCTCTCGCCGGAGATGGTGCCAATACCGCCGGCCTGTCCAAAGCGTCCGTATTGCCCTTGCGCCAGCGAACGGAACACCACGACGCAATCCGCAAGCCCAGCAACGATCGAAGCAGCGGCGTTGGCCACCGCTGCGCAGCAGCCCCCGCCTCCCCCGCCCCATTGCATCGTGGTCGTGCTCAGCCGGCGTATCCCGAGCGCTGCCGCCAGGCGCGCCGCATCGCTGCGGTCGTCACTGTACGACGAGAACCCGTCGATCTCGCGCGGATCGAGGCCGGCATCGTTGCAGGCTGCCAGGATCGCCTTGAGGGCCAGCTTGAACTCGGGGTCGGGCGATGCGCCGTGGCGATAGTAATTCGTTTCGCCGATGCCGATCACGGCAACACGGCCCCGCAGCGTGCGTTCGCCTGTTGCCCGCGCCGTCATGGCTTGGCCGCCCGCGGGAGGGCGTCCGCACCAAAAGCGCCAGCCTCGGCCAGCCGCGCGAGGCGGGCTTCATCATAGCCCAGCAGATCGCGGAGCACCTGCCCGGTATGCTGGCCGACGGCGGGAGCAGCCACGGGATCGACGACCGGCGTTTGCGAATAGCGGATCGGCAGGCTGACGTTCGGTATCCACCCC contains:
- a CDS encoding acetyl-CoA acetyltransferase, translating into MTARATGERTLRGRVAVIGIGETNYYRHGASPDPEFKLALKAILAACNDAGLDPREIDGFSSYSDDRSDAARLAAALGIRRLSTTTMQWGGGGGGCCAAVANAAASIVAGLADCVVVFRSLAQGQYGRFGQAGGIGTISGERAYLMPYGVLAPPQRFAMRVRRYMHEHGVRQEAMQAIALASYHHAQSNPRAVMFGKPLDPEKYNASRWIAEPFHLFDCCMENDGAAAIILVPEERAGDFRNKPAYVLGAATGAGYRSGAMPHNSPQYASASFETLAPALYRMAGISPADVDVVQSYENFTGGVVMALAEHGFFKPEEANDFLVLDNLIAPSGRLPLNTSGGNLAECYMHGFELVIEAVRQIRGQSVNQVKRNDVAMVIGGPMVTPASNLLLGSGATL
- a CDS encoding Zn-ribbon domain-containing OB-fold protein, producing MSQTPAPSANPEIQPYFEALRDGKLLIKACTQCRQPHFYPRAGCPFCFSDTTEWLESRGTGTIYAYSVLQAAKDLPVLAYVTLDEGPTLMTSIVDSPPSALSNGAAVRLVVRPGADGALAPMFTLI
- a CDS encoding FadR/GntR family transcriptional regulator gives rise to the protein MPQQRSRPEPRTGRKTAAGTPAPSAGDLRDSRSAGKSFRPIKTRRIFEEICDAIRAKLVSGELKAGDRLPSERELSEMLDVSRTALREAIRSLEIAGIVEMRKGSRGGAFITRSGAGQVTRTFRDMLDFGHVSLATLLEARLMVMDAVVRAACERAKPADIERLSRNVAETVELTRQGRYEERTLKAVEFSTLLANSTGNQVMSAILEAMASVIRRFVLIAGPPAHDPVIASRLRLIEQIKAKDTKGACETMRSYLIKLNEHLLNTEKVRLRGDARRRSRAPV
- a CDS encoding Zn-ribbon domain-containing OB-fold protein encodes the protein MSDTPRAAYLPEGLPSPVPENDGLSAPYWAGLQQNRLLVQRCPHCTTWQFGPEWLCHHCHSFDVEWTEVEPRGRIFSWERIWSPSHDALRGRGPYLAVLVELPHAGHVRMVGNLLGDPLQTITIGTDVEGVFEHHHDAVPRYSLLHWQAAG
- a CDS encoding SDR family NAD(P)-dependent oxidoreductase encodes the protein MRNIVSLEGKTVVVTGAGQGIGRATINLARELGANAIAIDLNRDTLSTYDTSDRQLMTITGSVTDEAFATDAVEKIVERFGAIHGLVNNAGITRPAMSEKMTLAQWNAVIEVHLTGAFLWTQAVGRTMLQRAKGGETNVGSIVNISSDAGRAGAMGQINYAAAKSGMLGMTMTSAKEWSKFGIRTNSVCFGVVETPMTETIRGDKFREGILARIPMGRWAQPEEVVQPVCFLLSDAASYITGQHIAVNGGFHISI